CCACAATTTGAGCACTTTTCACCGCCACAGCTATGGGACATCCTTACTACGTGGGATTTCCTCCAACATATTTACCGCATTTGGCCTCACTTTCTCGTCTGCATTGGATTTAATGCATCATAATGAGCTCCCTTCAACTAAGTAACCCCTAAAATGGGAGATTACACGGGATGAAATCCAGCGTAGATGCCATGGTGCAAATAAAAAACCTCATTCTACTGTAGTAAATCCAACGTAATTGCGTTAAGCCTCAGCCCTCTTGTATCCCCACAAAAAACAAAGCCGATAAGCCCCGCAAAAGCGGACTTATCGGCTCTAATCGTTTATTGCTCCAAACGAAGCGTAACTACCGATGCCGCAGGCAGATTGAGGCTCAATTTGCCGTTCTCGATCTTCGCTTCGTAGAATGCCTTCACGCTCACCTTGGAAGGATCCTCGAAGGTGTTATGTGCTTGAATCGCATCCGCTGCGAGCAGCCTGCCCGTGCAGTTGAAGCTGCCTTCGGCGCCGCGAAGCTCAAGACTGATCTCCGATTGCTCGGACGGATGCAGGTTGTACAGGCTGACATGGATAACGCCGTCCTTCTTGGACGCGGTAACGCCAACTTGATCCAGCTCTTTGCCGTCGGCATTTACTTTCCCGAATTGACCATGAATCGCCAACGCCTCGGCATCCTGATGGACATTGTACATTTCAAGCACATGGTACGTAGGCGTCAGCAGGATTTTGTCCCCTTCCGTCAGAACCACCGCCTGCAGAACGTTAACCATTTGGGCAATGTTGGTCATTTGTACGCGATCGCAATGCTTATGGAAAATATGCAGGTTAATCGCCGCAACAAGCGCATCGCGCATCGTATTCTGTTGATACAGGAAGCCCGGGTTGGTGCCTGGCTCCACGTTAAACCAAGTGCCCCACTCGTCAACGATCAAGCCGACGCGTTTGCTCGGGTCGTAACGGTCCATTACCGTACTGTGGCGGGTAAGAAGCTCATCCATATATTCGGCTTTCTTCATCGTTACGAACCAGTCGTTCTCGTCAAATTCCGTAGCGGAGCCTTTATCGGCCCACACGCCCGGAACCGTGTAGTGATGCAGGCTCAGACCGCTCATGAAGCGCTCCGCTTTGCTCATTAGCACGTCGGTCCAGCGGTAATCGTCGGAGCTTGCGCCGCCTGCGATTTTGTACAGCTTGTTATCGCCGTATTGGCGGACATACGTCTGGAAGTTGCGGTACAGATCCGCGTAATGCTCCGGAAGCATCTCGCCGCCGCATCCCCAGTTCTCATTGCCCACGCCAAAATATTTCAGCTTCCAAGGCTCTTCCCGGCCGTTCTGCCGGCGCAGATTCGCCATCGGGGAATCGCCGTCAAACGTCATGTATTCCATCCATTCGGACATCTCCTGTATCGAACCGCTGCCCACGTTGCCGCAGATATAAGGCTCGGCGTCAATCAGCTCGCATAGACGGAAGAACTCGTGCGTGCCGAAATGGTTATTTTCCACAACGCCGCCCCAGTGAGTATTAACCATTCTTTTACGAGTCTCGCGGGGACCAATGCCGTCTTTCCAGTGATATTCATCGGCAAAACAGCCGCCCGGCCAGCGCAGAACAGGTACCTTAAGATTGCGCAGCGCTTCGATCACGTCGTTACGGATGCCGTCCGTGTTCGGAATTTCGGAATCTTCCCCTACCCACATGCCTTCATAAATACATCTGCCGAGATGCTCGGCGAAATGGCCGTAGATGTTCTTGTTAATCGTGCCGATCGACCAGTCTGCATGTACTACCGCTTTGTTCATTTGTAAATAGCCTCCTAAAAAGAATTGTCACACAAACAGCCGGATGGCTGTTCGTGATGATTCTTGCCTCGTAAGCATTAGCTTTAAAGAATTGTCACACAAACAGCCGGATGGCTGTTCGTGATGATTCTTGCCTCGTAAGCATTAGCTTAAAGAATTGTCACACAAACAGCCGGATGGCTGTTTATGATGATTCTTGCCTAATTAACTTCCCATAACGTCCGAACCGACTGCTGCGGATGCGGACATCCTTTATCCTTCAGCTTGGCTCTCACCTGCACGAGACAGCCGCAATGCATGCAGGTCGTGTCGTAAGCCATGCTTGCGCAGCCTTCGCATGCGGCGAGCCGCTTTGCGTACAACTTGTCCGTAACGCAGGCATCGGGTTTGATCTTGGAGATCAGGCGCTGAATCTGATCGTCCGTCACTCTGACATCGGCCGAGCAGCCCTTGCAGCCATCCCGTTCCCTTTTACTGACAGATTCTGTGATTGTCATGCTTGCTTCAGCTCCCACCCGCGCACAGGACGATAATAAATAGTTCTATATGAAAGATTGTATGGGATTGAGAAAGCGCCTACAATTCACTATAATGAGAAAAAACTGACCTATCGTGCTTTTTTGAAGAAAGGAGCTGCTGACGATCATCCGATTAGACAGCTGCGGCTACCGGTTTGTCCATCCTCACGGGATTTCGATTATCCGTCCTAACGGTTCGGGGGATTACGCTTTTGTTCTGTTTAAGAAAAAATCCGAAGTGATCATACGGGGCGTGCGTATTCTTGTGGATAGCGATTCGTTTATCCTGTTCCAGCCGGATACGCCGCATTCGTATATGCAGTTCGAGCTGCCTTTCGTAAACGACTGGTTTCATTGCCGGGGAGAAGAGCTGAGCGGGTTGCTTGCCGAACTGAACTTTCCGCTGGATACTCCTGTCCCGGCCGTGGACCCGATGTTGATCTCGAGAAGCATTATGGAGCTCCACCGGGTTCAGAAGCAAGGCGGGCATTTGAGGGATCAAATTCTGGATACGGATATCCGGGCGCTTCTGATGAAGCTGAGCAATCTTCATGAGCTTTCCCAGCATCCCGAGCGGCCGGGCCGTTATATCCGGCAGTTCTCGGAACTGCGGGACGAGCTGTATAACTCGCCGCAAAGCCATGTAACGGTAGAGATGCTGGCTGACCGCGTGCACCTGAGCAAGTCCTACTTCCAGCATCTCTATAAGGATATTTTCGGCTGCTCCGTCGTAACCGATATGATTAACGGCAGACTGGAGCTCGCCAAATATCTGCTCAAGAACAGCACCCTCTCCGTATCGGCTATCGCGGCGAGCTGCGGATACGAGCATGAGACGCATTTCATGAGGCAGTTCAAGAAATTTGTCGGCCTGACGCCAAGCCAATTCAAGTCTCGGGTGTAGACGTAGACTCCGTCTTCCTTTTGTACTCTGCCGGACCGCAGCCGTACCGCCTGCGGAACAAGGCGGCAAAATGGTTATAGCTCTGGAAGCCGACGTCAAAGGATGCTTCCCCTGCCGTCCGGCCAGCCTGCAGCATAAGCAGAACGGCCTGCTCGAGACGCATATTGTTTAACGTGTCCACAATGGAGCGGCCGGTCTCCGATTTGAACAGATGGGACAGCCGCGAGGCGGATAAGCCTACCCTTGCAGCCAGCTCGTTAATGGATAACGGCTCCTGCATCTGTGCGGATAAAATCCTCATTACCTGGCTGACGCGGTAATCCAGCTTGTCCGCAAGCTGCCCGGCCATTAGCAGAATTAAGGCACTTAGCTGATTATCGCATAGCTCCTCCCAGAACCCGCCTTGGGCCCTAGAATCATGCAGCAGCGACCGGAAGATGCGGATCACCCTCCGCTGCAGCTCGCTAGAGGGCAGCGGGCAGAGCAGCACTTCTTCATCCGGTAGCAAGGACAGCTCCGGCAGCCGGTTGAAGTGCACCCACAGAAAGTTCCACGTATCCCCTTTTACGGTGCCATACGTATGAGGAACCCTTTTCCGAAGCAGTACCAGCTCCCCCGCCTTGCATATTTTCTCTCCCGCAGGCGTCCGGAAAAACCCCTCACCCTCCAGCGTATAAACAAGCAGCCAATCCTCTCTTCCGGCAGGACGCACCATGCAATAGGATTCGTTTTCCAAAAAATGCCCTGTCACGACGCCGTTCTTTGATTCCTTCTCCACTGCTTCCACCCCGCTCCGATTCATTACCCTAAGGGTACCGCGACAGCCTCCATTCGTCCAGCATAATAGCAGAATCCATGCAGTATTGAGCATAATCGCGACTTCTACCTTTTCCCTCAACGCCCTACAATTAGAGACAAGAAGCCGCACACAACAAGGAGAGGGGCAATACAAATGAACCAGTCGCTTAAAGTGCTTACCGAGGAGCAGATGCAGCAGTTCGAGAGGGAAGGATATGTAATCGTAAAGGGCGTTTGGAGCAAGGAAGAAATCGAGGAAATCCAAGCCGAGTTCGATAAAATCAGCCTTACTCCCATTCCCGGCTACTTCGAGCCGGTTCTGGACGGAGAGCAGGAAGATCCGCTTCGCCGCTATCCGCGCGTGATGCATCCTCACCGTTACAACGATCTGAGCAAGAATTACATGCTGCATCCGGTTGTTCTCGACATTATGCACGATCTGTACGGAGAAGAGGCTTTGGCTGCGCAAAGCATGTTCTATTACAAGCCGCCGGGCTCTCGAGGTCAGGCGCTGCATCAGGATAACTTCTATCTGAAGGTAGAGCCGGGCAACTGTATTGCGGCATGGGCGGCTATCGACCGCTGCGACGAGGAAAACGGCTGTATGCTGCTTGTTCCGAAAACGAATACGTACGAGATTGTTTGCCCGGAGGAATCCGATTCGAAAGAATCGTTCACCAACCATTACGTAAAGCCGCCAAAAGAGGAAAAGCCCGTTGCAGCTATCATGGAGCCCGGCGATATCCTGTTCTTTAACGGCAATCTGATTCACGGCTCTTACCGGAACAAAACAAAGGACCGCTTCCGCCGCGCGTTTATTTCCCACTACGCGAACAGCAGCGCGATGTCCATCTCGCATTGGTACAATCCGCTTTACAAGGCGGACGGCTCCGAGCTGTCGCTGGAAGCGAATCCGGACGGCGGACCATGCGGCATCGAGACGCCGGCTTATCACTAATAGAATAAAGTAAAGGGAGGCTCACGGTTACCAGAACCGCTGCCTCCCTTTTTTTTACGCTGGATACCTATTAACTTCTTCAAGCGTTGGCAGCGCGGCAATGGCCCCTACCTTCGTGCATACGATCGCTCCGACTTTATTGGCAAATTCCACGAAGAGCAAAAGCTGTTCAAACGACATCCCCTTTGGCTCCTCCAGCCTGCTGATCTGCCATAGCAAAGCACCAACAAAGGCATCCCCCGCTCCGGTAGAATCAATGGACTTCACCGTTATACTCGGCACCTGCACCAAAGTCTTGCCGTCGGACACCAACGTGCCGTTCCTGCCCAGCGTCACGCAGACCCGATTAGCCCCTAGCCCATGAAGCAACCGAACGGCTTTTTCAGGATCCGTCTCTCCGGTCATTAGCTGCAGCTCCTCTTCGCTTACTTTGACGAGATCGGCCTGCGACGCGCCATACCG
This region of Paenibacillus sp. JDR-2 genomic DNA includes:
- a CDS encoding alpha-N-arabinofuranosidase; this encodes MNKAVVHADWSIGTINKNIYGHFAEHLGRCIYEGMWVGEDSEIPNTDGIRNDVIEALRNLKVPVLRWPGGCFADEYHWKDGIGPRETRKRMVNTHWGGVVENNHFGTHEFFRLCELIDAEPYICGNVGSGSIQEMSEWMEYMTFDGDSPMANLRRQNGREEPWKLKYFGVGNENWGCGGEMLPEHYADLYRNFQTYVRQYGDNKLYKIAGGASSDDYRWTDVLMSKAERFMSGLSLHHYTVPGVWADKGSATEFDENDWFVTMKKAEYMDELLTRHSTVMDRYDPSKRVGLIVDEWGTWFNVEPGTNPGFLYQQNTMRDALVAAINLHIFHKHCDRVQMTNIAQMVNVLQAVVLTEGDKILLTPTYHVLEMYNVHQDAEALAIHGQFGKVNADGKELDQVGVTASKKDGVIHVSLYNLHPSEQSEISLELRGAEGSFNCTGRLLAADAIQAHNTFEDPSKVSVKAFYEAKIENGKLSLNLPAASVVTLRLEQ
- a CDS encoding DUF6171 family protein; translation: MTITESVSKRERDGCKGCSADVRVTDDQIQRLISKIKPDACVTDKLYAKRLAACEGCASMAYDTTCMHCGCLVQVRAKLKDKGCPHPQQSVRTLWEVN
- a CDS encoding helix-turn-helix transcriptional regulator: MIIRGVRILVDSDSFILFQPDTPHSYMQFELPFVNDWFHCRGEELSGLLAELNFPLDTPVPAVDPMLISRSIMELHRVQKQGGHLRDQILDTDIRALLMKLSNLHELSQHPERPGRYIRQFSELRDELYNSPQSHVTVEMLADRVHLSKSYFQHLYKDIFGCSVVTDMINGRLELAKYLLKNSTLSVSAIAASCGYEHETHFMRQFKKFVGLTPSQFKSRV
- a CDS encoding helix-turn-helix domain-containing protein, giving the protein MEKESKNGVVTGHFLENESYCMVRPAGREDWLLVYTLEGEGFFRTPAGEKICKAGELVLLRKRVPHTYGTVKGDTWNFLWVHFNRLPELSLLPDEEVLLCPLPSSELQRRVIRIFRSLLHDSRAQGGFWEELCDNQLSALILLMAGQLADKLDYRVSQVMRILSAQMQEPLSINELAARVGLSASRLSHLFKSETGRSIVDTLNNMRLEQAVLLMLQAGRTAGEASFDVGFQSYNHFAALFRRRYGCGPAEYKRKTESTSTPET
- a CDS encoding phytanoyl-CoA dioxygenase family protein produces the protein MNQSLKVLTEEQMQQFEREGYVIVKGVWSKEEIEEIQAEFDKISLTPIPGYFEPVLDGEQEDPLRRYPRVMHPHRYNDLSKNYMLHPVVLDIMHDLYGEEALAAQSMFYYKPPGSRGQALHQDNFYLKVEPGNCIAAWAAIDRCDEENGCMLLVPKTNTYEIVCPEESDSKESFTNHYVKPPKEEKPVAAIMEPGDILFFNGNLIHGSYRNKTKDRFRRAFISHYANSSAMSISHWYNPLYKADGSELSLEANPDGGPCGIETPAYH